A part of Agrobacterium vitis genomic DNA contains:
- a CDS encoding amidase, whose amino-acid sequence MTDLVDLTIRELIAGFSAKTLSPEDYWNAVEARIDAFEPSVQALYLYDPESARAQARASTDRWQREAPLGPLDGIPVSLKELIATKGQPVPLGTAAVDLVPAAADAPIAARMREDGAVIFAKTTCPDYGMLSSGLSSFHPLSRNPWDLSQNPGGSSAGAAAAGAAGFGPLHIGTDIGGSVRLPAGWTGLFGFKPSHGRIPVDPYYVGRCAGPMTRCVDDAAYSMMTLARPDWRDGTSLPPEKISWLDEDIDISGMKIGVMLDAGCGLAAEEEVREAIIAAARRFEAAGAEVFEVGPVMNRAMLDGLDVFWRAKFWGDIAALSTEKRQMILPYIYEWAEGGASVSGVDAVKGFGQTIEMRKTCGALFTRVDAVLSPVNPVVSYPAEWASPTNDPQKPFEHIAFTVPWNMSEQPAASINCGFSNSGMPIGLQIVGPRFADLTVLKLSKLFESWTGRISTWPQP is encoded by the coding sequence ATGACCGATCTTGTTGATTTGACCATCCGGGAGCTGATTGCCGGTTTCAGCGCCAAGACCCTGTCTCCGGAAGACTATTGGAACGCCGTCGAGGCCCGGATCGATGCTTTCGAGCCCTCGGTTCAGGCGCTTTACCTCTACGATCCCGAAAGCGCCCGCGCCCAGGCCCGTGCCTCCACGGATCGCTGGCAGCGCGAGGCACCACTCGGCCCGCTCGACGGCATTCCCGTCTCGCTGAAGGAGCTGATTGCCACGAAAGGCCAACCGGTGCCGCTTGGCACTGCCGCCGTTGATCTCGTGCCTGCTGCGGCAGACGCGCCGATTGCGGCACGGATGCGTGAGGACGGCGCGGTGATCTTTGCCAAGACCACCTGCCCGGATTACGGCATGCTGTCTTCGGGCCTGTCGAGTTTCCATCCTCTCAGCCGCAATCCCTGGGATCTCAGCCAAAACCCCGGCGGCTCCAGCGCCGGTGCGGCGGCGGCGGGGGCTGCCGGGTTCGGCCCGCTGCATATCGGTACGGATATTGGCGGATCGGTGCGCTTGCCCGCCGGATGGACCGGGCTGTTCGGCTTCAAGCCCAGCCATGGTCGCATCCCGGTCGATCCCTATTATGTCGGGCGTTGCGCCGGGCCGATGACCCGCTGTGTGGATGATGCCGCCTATTCGATGATGACCTTGGCGCGCCCTGACTGGCGTGACGGGACCAGTCTTCCTCCAGAGAAAATCAGCTGGCTGGACGAGGATATCGATATCAGCGGCATGAAAATCGGTGTCATGCTGGATGCTGGCTGCGGTCTTGCTGCCGAGGAGGAGGTGCGCGAGGCAATTATCGCTGCCGCCAGGCGCTTCGAGGCGGCAGGGGCCGAGGTTTTCGAAGTTGGCCCGGTGATGAACCGCGCCATGCTGGATGGGCTGGATGTGTTCTGGCGGGCAAAGTTCTGGGGCGATATTGCCGCCCTCAGCACGGAAAAACGCCAGATGATCCTGCCCTATATCTATGAATGGGCCGAGGGTGGGGCCAGCGTCAGCGGTGTCGATGCGGTCAAGGGTTTTGGCCAGACCATCGAGATGCGCAAAACCTGCGGCGCGCTGTTTACCCGCGTCGATGCGGTTCTGTCGCCGGTCAATCCTGTCGTTTCCTACCCGGCAGAGTGGGCCTCGCCGACCAATGATCCGCAAAAGCCTTTCGAGCACATTGCCTTCACGGTGCCGTGGAACATGTCGGAACAGCCAGCGGCATCGATCAATTGCGGCTTTTCAAACAGCGGCATGCCAATAGGTTTGCA